In Paenibacillus sonchi, the genomic stretch TCATTTTGTACATAAAAATGAAGAAGGCCAGCTTGCGGTACTGAGTGTGCTGATCACTAAAGGTACGGAAAATGCCGGGCTGAACAAGCTTTGGTCCGTGCTTCCGGGCGAAGAAAGTGAAGAGGAAGTTCCGGTGGATGGCGAGTTCGATATGAATAAGCTGCTTCCGGCAGATCTTCATTCCTTCCGCTACCAGGGATCGCTCACCACGCCCCCATGCACCGAAGGGGTGCAGTGGATCGTCATGGAACATCCGGTTCAATGGTCCGGGGAGCAAATCAATCAATTTGCCGCGATTTTCCCGCATGATAACCGTCCTGTACAAGCGCTCGGCTCCCGGGAAGTTGAGTCGGATGAGTAGGCCTGAGCTAACTGGAGGTTCTCCCGGAATAGATGAACCTTAATCCTAGACGGAATACAAAAGACCTTCAACTCCATCATTCCGTGGAGTTGAAGGTCTTTTACATAGTGTAGAGGTTCTACAGACGATTATTTAGACAATTGATCCATCAGAGCTTTGATTTCCGGGTCCAGGCAAAGGGCGTTCATGACGATGGTCAATGCCTCTGCCCGGGTTGAGGATTGGGCAGGGGCGAATTTGCCATTGCCTTTTCCGTTAATTAGCCCGATTTGGGCAGCTCTGGCAATTTGGTCCTTGTTCCACGAATCCGCCGTGTCACTGAAGATGATGCCGGCTTTTACCGGTGCTGCGCTGTTGAAGTTCACGATCCTGGACAAGATCATTATGATCTCAGAGCGGCTGATCTCCCGGGCCGGCTTAAAGGTTCCGTCCGGGTAACCGGCAATGATCCCGTTGGAAGCTAATACAGCAATCGCTTCCTGGGCCCAATGGGTATTAACGTCACTCAATTGAAGGGCAGAAGCGTCCGATTTCGCCAGCCCAAATGCTTTGGCAACGATAGCAGCGAACTCCCCTCTGGTGATGGTTTTGTCGGGTCTGAAAGTGCCATCGGCATAACCGTTGATGACTTTCAGTTTAAGGAAAGCCGATATCGTCCGGGTGCTCCACAGATCAGCAATGTCCTTAAGGACAGGTGCAGGAACGTTTCCGTCTTTCCCGGCAATCGCACCCTTTAGGGTGTCTTTTAAAGCTTGAGAATTTACTCCTGCAGCAAATATAGAACCTTGTGGTGCCTCAACAGGTACAGGTTTGGTTGTCGGAACGGCTGTGGGCGCTGCCGTAGCCACAGCACTTGGCATTGTACTAGGTACCGTGCCCGGATTGGAGCCTGTCCCGGAGCCAGGGGTTGGAGTAGGGTTCGGACTTGGCGTCTGGCTTGGTTCCGGACTTGGATCTGAGCTTGGCAGCGGGCTTGGCGACGGACTCGGTGCCGGGCTTGGACTTGTGCCAGGCTCAGGTTCAGGCTCTGAGGTCTTAGCTTTTTCAATGGTCAAGGCTTGCAGTTGTTCGCCATCGGCCTTTCTGGCTTCGATCAAGATCTGATCCTTGCCGATCGTGATGGCGGAATATACCGGGAAATTGTCATCATACAGATACTCCAGATAATCGAACTTGACCGCATCATAAAATTTCCAGCCGGAGGACCCGCCGGACAGATACACAGTCCCTGGACTGCCATCCTTCATGGGCTGGCCATTTTTCATAGGATAGGTCCAAGCGAGCGCATGATCGTGGCCCACCAGCACCAGGTCTGCGCCAAGCTCCTCAAGGACAGGGGCCAGATATTTGGTGACGAGCTCCGGACCACGCCCATCCTCTGTATGATAAGCAGGCCGGTGGAACATGGCGATGTTCCATTTTTTGGAGCTGGCCTGCAGGTTTCCCCGCAGCCATTCTGCCTGTTTTTGCATGTCCACTTCATCGGCTTCAGAATTGAGCACGATAAAATGAGTATCCTCATAATCATACGAATACGTCAGCTGCTCCTGTCCGGCCATTCCATTGCCAGGGAGCCCCAAAGCGGTTCTAAATACTTCCTTCCCGCCATTCTTCACATCATGATTTCCCATCGTATAGGCAGATGGCACGCTCCCGCTGTATAGCTGTGAAGCCTTCATATCCTGCTCCCATTCATTCATGATGCCGCCATCGTCAACAATATCGCCACCGTGCATCACAAACCGGGCATCCGGGTAGTTGGTAAAAGCACTGCTCAGCAAATTTTGATGAATATGATAGGCTTCTTCAGTATTGGTGTGAGAGTCCGTGACAAACAAGAAGGAAAAGGCTTCCGGGCTTGCTGACTCTGTCGTAAACCTATACTGCTCACTCCACAATCCCGGTGATCCGACACGGTAGATGTATTCCGTACCCGGTGACAGGCTCTGGAGCAACCCTTTATGAAACAACGTTTCTCCGACACGGTCGGGAGCCAGCAGAAGCTGCGGTTCCGCCGTCTGCTCTTTGATATTAGGCTGGTCAAAACCGGTGAACTTACTGGCCTCCACGTAATGAATCACACCGCGCTCCACGCGGGGGGCCGTTTTCCAGACGATGCTTTGGGTGGTTTTCATATCCTCTGTAACATAGGTTCTTACATATTCAGGCATATCTGAGCCAAGCTGCGGCACTACGGACAAAGAGAATACCTTGCTGACTTTATCCCCATTCACTGCCTGAAGATTAAGGTTCGTTAAGGCCAGTGTTGTCAGGGAGGTCCGGATTTCACCCTGCGCATCGGTTAGCCCCCAACCATCCTTCAGAAGCTTCACATCAACAGCTGCGGTGGAAATCCAGCCTGTGGTTTTGCCGTCGGGCAGACGGATTGCGGTATATTCCCCGCGGGTCACTCCGTCCGAAAAAAATTGTTCACCTTGGGTGAAGGAAGCAAGTTTGGCCGAAACCGGGTCAGCGTCCGCGTAGACGTCAGCCGTTACCGGCTTCACCTCAGCGAAATACTGGGGAAAAAGAGGATCGGACGGGATGATGGACACCCCTTTGGCCGGCACTCCTGCATCATCTGTGACACGAAGGGTGCTTTTCGTATGAAGGGAGCTCCCTTTTACAGTGAGCTTGTAAGGAAAACCAATCGTATACTTGTGGGATGCAGCCAGTGCATAGACAGCTTCACCTACAGTCTTACGAAAACTGCCGTCGCTCATTACGATGGATTTGAATGCCTCGCCGCGCTCCATTTTGGCACTGGGTTTTACAGCCACATTTAATAGCGCAATCGTCTCATCAGCCGGCAGGGAATCCTTGCTCAGTCCAGCAAGCTGCAGCCGGTACTGCCCTTTTACAGGGTCGATCTCATTCTGCGCAACGAACGGTGCCGCTACCTGAGGTTCAGCAGTGGTAATTTCCAGCGTCTGGGGATCGTATTGAAGCTGGGCATAGGAATCCTGCAAATCAACAGCATTTTTGACCTGAAGCTTCAATTGGAATGTTTTGTTGCTGATGACTTCTGTGGGGGCGTTCAGGTGGTATTGAATCCCGTCTTGAATAAAAAAGGTGCTGCTGCTCTCGGCAGGATTGCCGGATCTGTCATATACGGCTGACTGGACGGTATGATATCCCCCTGCCAGCGGAGCGGAAGGCTGATAGGAAATGAGGCCGCTGGCCGCTTCATACTCGGGCTGTACTGGATGTCCATCCAGCTTCAGCGTAACTGAGCCGGGATCAATGCCTGATTGGGCATCGGCGGCCGCAAGCTGAATGCGGGGGAGTTCGTATCGATCACAGCTTCATTTGCCGGAGAGAGTACATCCAGTGTTGGGACGGCCATATCTTCATTAGGGTCCTGCTCATAGATCAAGCGTACATCATCAACCCATACCGTGCCTTTATTTTTTTTGTCAAAAATGGATTGTTCAATCCGCATATATATTTCGAGTGTGATCGGTCCGACTTTATCTTGAGGAATGTCACCCTCAATGTATTTCCAGCCTGTCCAGTCCACGCCAACGTTCTCGTCCAAATATTCCACCTCAAAGGATTTTCCGTTGCCATCCCTGAACTTGCTGAAGATGAGATGTCCATCGTTGTTACCGTATACCCACATCCCGATTTTTTGGGGTAGGCCGTTAACAGGATACGGAGCTGCAGGGCCTAAATACACATAGGAAGGGTTTTCCTTAACGCCAATGTAGTCATAATCCACACGTACGGAATTATTCCCTGAGCGGACATGCCGGGGATCGGATTCCAGGCTCATCGCGCCTGAGAAATTCCTTTTTTGAACCAGCACGTTATCGCTCAGGTTGTTCTCGAAATCCTCGATGACTACGGTATTGGGTAGGGGCGGGTCAGCGGCAATGAGGCCTGCCGGTTGCAGGGTGCTTACGATAACGGTGATGAGTAGGAGGAGCATTGTTGCGCTTGAGGATATAAATTTATACCTTCGGCGGATACGTTCTTTGAACATGGTTTTTCTCTCCCTCTGCGTTAACAAGATTTATATTATGAGAAATTATAAAGCTGATCTGTACCGATAGTATTAATTTAAAGAATTAACTATGTAAACAGTCAGTAGGGAGAGAGGCTCCATATATCCAAAATAATTAGCTTTTTTTTCGGTATTGGCCGGGGGTGTAGCCCGTGAAATTCTTGAAGGTACGGATGAAATTGGCGTAATCATTGAAGCCGGACAGATAGCAGGTGTCAGATACCGAGTTGCCGGCGGTGAGGAGCTGCTTGGCTAAGGTTATTTTTTTCAACAGGACATAGCGGTAGAGGGTTCCTCCGGTCTGCTGCTTGAACAGATGGCTGAGATAATATTTATCTACGGACAGTTCCTCAGCGATCCCCTCCAGCGAAAGGGGCAGATGCAGATGGTGATCAATATAGGCCATGGCCGACTGAATCAGTGTGGAGATCAGACTGGGAACCGCCGAAAAGCTGCGGCTGTACAGATCGTTGACCTGCACCAGCAGCTGAATCAGATAAGTGAGCGCCAGAACGTCGCTGCCGTACTGCGGATGCTTCAGGATATCGATGAGACGGAAGGCCAGTCCGGTAAAAGCTTCAAGCTCTGCCTCATCCATCTGCGAAAGGTTATGTTCCCCGGTCTGACGGTTCTGGAAGCAGGCGAGCAGATTTGTGTCAGCGGTGCAAAAAGGGTAAACCAGCGGTGCTTTGAAGTGGATCGTAATCCGTTCATAGGGCTCTGGGGACAGGTTGATGATTTTATGGATTTCCTGATTGTTGAATATTAGGACATTTCCGGGACTCAAAGGATAGCTGTACTGTTCCACAAAACAGTTCACCTGTCCGCCCAGGAACAGAAAGATTTCATAATGGTCATGAATGTGAAAATCCTTGGTTGGAGAGGTCGGGGAATTGCCGATTCCCGCCAGGATATCACCATGGAACTGCTGATAATATTCGGCATGCTTCATATCGTAGGCCACCTTCGGAATTTATCGCAATAAACGCAACAAATCATTAATTATCGCAAAGACATTGCGATAACATAAAACTAAACTATAAATGAAGTTTAGACAATCCCGAAGAGCGAAGCCATGGAGGAATGGAATATGAACGGTAAGGAACAGCGTAAATATTGGCTGGATACGATGCTGCTGATCGGTGCTCCGGTGCTGGAAGCATTGAGGCGGAGAACACTTGCGGAAACGCTGCCGGTGGAATTCCACAGCGGCCGGAGCGGCTTCGCGCCGCTGGAAGCTTTTGCCCGGCTGGCCTGCGGAATGGCGCCCTGGCTGGAGCTGGAAGGCCTTGAGGGTGAAGAAGAACAGCTTAGAGGTTATTACGCCAAGCTGATGCTGGAAGCGCTTGATGCAGCTACGGACCCGGATTCTGCGGATTATATGGATTTTGAGGCGGAGGGGCAGCCGCTGGTCGATGCGGCTTTTCTGGCGCATGCGCTGGTGCGGGCACCAAAGCGCCTGGCCTCGCAGTTGAATGAACGCGTCAGGCGCAACGTGATTGCGGCCTTAAAAAAGACCCGCCGGACGGCCCCCAGCGGCAGCAACTGGCTGCTGTTCAGCGCAATGGTGGAGGCGGCGCTGTACATTCTCGGCGATCCGGAATACGACCGGATGCGGGTAGGTTATGCAGTCCATATGTTCATGGACTGGTATAAAGGCGACGGAGTATACGGAGACGGCAAAGATTATCACTGGGATTATTACAACAGCTTTGTTATTCAGCCGATGCTCGTGGATGTGATTACCCTTTTTGAGCAGGATTCGGCGCATTACCCCCAATTGAAGCCTCTGATTATGCAGCGGGCCCGGCGGTATGCCGCCGTGCTGGAGCGGATGATTGCACCGGACGGCACTTATCCGTTCCTTGGACGTTCCATCGTGTACCGCTTCGGGGCGTTTCAGCTGCTCGCGCAGGCGGCGCTTCAGCATTTCCTTGAAGCATCCCTGCAGCCTGCGCAGGTACGCTGTGCCCTGACGGCTGTGATCAGGCGGATAATGGAGTTCCCGGGCAATCTGGATGAGAACGGCTGGCTGCGCCCGGGCGTATACGGCTATCAGCCGGAGCTGGCCGAGAGCTATATCAATACAGGCAGCTTGTACTTATGCGCAGCCGTATTTCTTCCGCTGGGGCTGCTGCCTGAAGATTCATTCTGGAGCGGGGAAAATCAGAATTGGACTTCGCAGCAAATTGCTGCAGGTGAGAATGTTATGCGCGACCATGCTTTGTAATTCTTGCGCTACTGGAAAGGGGAGAGCAGATATGGATCAACAGGAACTGCTTGATATCATCGGGGAGGCTGGACCGCTGCAAGTGAGCCATTATTATCCGCAGGGGGATCAGGATGCTTTCTGGAAGCGGGCGGCGGAGTCCGGCGAATGGAAGGAGATGATCTCTGAAATCCGGGCTGAGGGTCTGCGGCTGGAAGCTCTGGACATCAAGGAACTGAAATATTCCCTGTTCACGGCCTTTGCGCGAACAGGCTCCAGGCTGGAGTATGAACGGGTCTATTTCGAACGGAGAAGAAGGCTGAATACGTATGCTGTGCTTGCTTTGCTGGAGCCGGAGAATCCGGGATACCTGAGGGAGCTGGAGGATATCTTGTGGTCTATCTGCGGGGAGTACACCTGGTGTGTTCCCGCCCATTTGCCTCCGGATTTTGCGGTCACGGAGATCGGACGGTTTATTGATCTTTTTTCGTCTGAGACCGGTTTTACC encodes the following:
- a CDS encoding AraC family transcriptional regulator, producing the protein MKHAEYYQQFHGDILAGIGNSPTSPTKDFHIHDHYEIFLFLGGQVNCFVEQYSYPLSPGNVLIFNNQEIHKIINLSPEPYERITIHFKAPLVYPFCTADTNLLACFQNRQTGEHNLSQMDEAELEAFTGLAFRLIDILKHPQYGSDVLALTYLIQLLVQVNDLYSRSFSAVPSLISTLIQSAMAYIDHHLHLPLSLEGIAEELSVDKYYLSHLFKQQTGGTLYRYVLLKKITLAKQLLTAGNSVSDTCYLSGFNDYANFIRTFKNFTGYTPGQYRKKS
- a CDS encoding S-layer homology domain-containing protein, with translation MKLQVKNAVDLQDSYAQLQYDPQTLEITTAEPQVAAPFVAQNEIDPVKGQYRLQLAGLSKDSLPADETIALLNVAVKPSAKMERGEAFKSIVMSDGSFRKTVGEAVYALAASHKYTIGFPYKLTVKGSSLHTKSTLRVTDDAGVPAKGVSIIPSDPLFPQYFAEVKPVTADVYADADPVSAKLASFTQGEQFFSDGVTRGEYTAIRLPDGKTTGWISTAAVDVKLLKDGWGLTDAQGEIRTSLTTLALTNLNLQAVNGDKVSKVFSLSVVPQLGSDMPEYVRTYVTEDMKTTQSIVWKTAPRVERGVIHYVEASKFTGFDQPNIKEQTAEPQLLLAPDRVGETLFHKGLLQSLSPGTEYIYRVGSPGLWSEQYRFTTESASPEAFSFLFVTDSHTNTEEAYHIHQNLLSSAFTNYPDARFVMHGGDIVDDGGIMNEWEQDMKASQLYSGSVPSAYTMGNHDVKNGGKEVFRTALGLPGNGMAGQEQLTYSYDYEDTHFIVLNSEADEVDMQKQAEWLRGNLQASSKKWNIAMFHRPAYHTEDGRGPELVTKYLAPVLEELGADLVLVGHDHALAWTYPMKNGQPMKDGSPGTVYLSGGSSGWKFYDAVKFDYLEYLYDDNFPVYSAITIGKDQILIEARKADGEQLQALTIEKAKTSEPEPEPGTSPSPAPSPSPSPLPSSDPSPEPSQTPSPNPTPTPGSGTGSNPGTVPSTMPSAVATAAPTAVPTTKPVPVEAPQGSIFAAGVNSQALKDTLKGAIAGKDGNVPAPVLKDIADLWSTRTISAFLKLKVINGYADGTFRPDKTITRGEFAAIVAKAFGLAKSDASALQLSDVNTHWAQEAIAVLASNGIIAGYPDGTFKPAREISRSEIIMILSRIVNFNSAAPVKAGIIFSDTADSWNKDQIARAAQIGLINGKGNGKFAPAQSSTRAEALTIVMNALCLDPEIKALMDQLSK
- a CDS encoding DUF2264 domain-containing protein; this encodes MNGKEQRKYWLDTMLLIGAPVLEALRRRTLAETLPVEFHSGRSGFAPLEAFARLACGMAPWLELEGLEGEEEQLRGYYAKLMLEALDAATDPDSADYMDFEAEGQPLVDAAFLAHALVRAPKRLASQLNERVRRNVIAALKKTRRTAPSGSNWLLFSAMVEAALYILGDPEYDRMRVGYAVHMFMDWYKGDGVYGDGKDYHWDYYNSFVIQPMLVDVITLFEQDSAHYPQLKPLIMQRARRYAAVLERMIAPDGTYPFLGRSIVYRFGAFQLLAQAALQHFLEASLQPAQVRCALTAVIRRIMEFPGNLDENGWLRPGVYGYQPELAESYINTGSLYLCAAVFLPLGLLPEDSFWSGENQNWTSQQIAAGENVMRDHAL